A single region of the Thermomicrobiales bacterium genome encodes:
- a CDS encoding sigma-70 family RNA polymerase sigma factor, translating to MLPRADHPIHTNVRPPLVPVLPARGLIEPDLDRIVSALVRARDSSDAALRDALFDAYAARLHHILIRLWYRSLSGFGCELDDLEQELYLIFIELLDNWSGSGSFSAYVHGAVPWRLYDAARRLAPRDRPLGDRPVAAANVDLSQSDAGMVLLLEELALRLSPFERELLLLHVRDGIPLSRIAAQRGASARTMRRAWLRLQQHLRQELASETRATIGQTRQ from the coding sequence ATGCTGCCCCGTGCAGATCATCCAATCCACACGAATGTTCGTCCACCTCTCGTGCCGGTCCTTCCCGCTCGAGGGCTGATCGAACCAGATCTCGACCGCATCGTGTCCGCGCTCGTCCGTGCGCGTGACTCCTCCGATGCGGCCCTGCGGGACGCATTGTTCGATGCCTATGCCGCTCGGCTGCACCACATTCTGATTCGGCTCTGGTATCGGAGTCTCTCCGGGTTTGGCTGCGAGCTGGACGACCTCGAGCAGGAGCTCTACTTGATCTTCATCGAGCTGCTCGACAACTGGTCGGGTTCCGGTTCGTTCTCCGCCTATGTGCACGGCGCAGTGCCCTGGCGGCTCTATGACGCCGCTCGCAGACTGGCCCCGCGCGATCGGCCGTTGGGCGACCGTCCCGTTGCCGCGGCGAACGTCGATCTCTCACAAAGCGACGCCGGCATGGTTCTCCTTCTGGAGGAACTTGCGCTTCGGCTCTCACCGTTCGAGCGGGAGCTCCTGCTCCTGCATGTTCGCGATGGGATTCCGCTCTCACGGATTGCGGCGCAGCGCGGCGCAAGCGCCCGCACGATGCGGCGGGCATGGCTGCGATTGCAGCAACATCTCCGGCAAGAACTCGCGTCCGAGACGCGTGCTACCATCGGGCAAACACGCCAGTGA
- a CDS encoding cystathionine beta-synthase — MVTKENGNRLDTTNRAVDQIFPNVIAALGGTPIVRLNAVTRGIRTPVAAKLEMTNPGGSVKDRIGIRMVEEAERKGWLRPGGTIVEPTSGNTGVGLAMAAAVRGYHCIFVMPDKVAPEKVALLRAYGAEVVTTPTAVERDSPESYYSVADRLTREVPGAFQPNQYFNPMNPRTHYESTGPEIWEQTGGKVTHFVAGVGTGGTISGISRYLKEQNAAVQVIGADPEGSIYTTDQLHTYKVEGVGEDFWPGTFDRNSVDTWIQVSDRDSFLTARAVTRQEGILIGGSGGLAVWAALKAAREIDDPDALVVVLLPDSGRGYLSKLYNDDWMRENGFLSRFSGPTRLGQLIPGFSPDMPDVIAVACDDTIEHAIEVLRFHEISQVPVVRTRPTDGIEIQSIVGSIQERTLLDHLFRNPEIVTQHVSTIMDAPFNLVDASEEIERVFPLFGSGAPAVLVQREGKLVGVVTRSDLLEFAARQPKRRDW; from the coding sequence GTGGTTACGAAAGAAAACGGCAACCGGCTCGATACGACGAATCGTGCAGTCGATCAAATATTCCCGAATGTGATTGCCGCGCTCGGCGGGACGCCGATCGTGCGCCTCAATGCGGTCACGCGCGGGATTCGCACCCCGGTCGCAGCCAAGCTTGAGATGACCAATCCAGGCGGATCGGTCAAAGACCGCATTGGCATCCGCATGGTCGAGGAAGCGGAACGAAAAGGCTGGCTCCGGCCGGGTGGAACCATCGTGGAACCAACCTCGGGCAACACCGGGGTCGGGCTTGCGATGGCCGCGGCAGTGCGCGGATACCACTGCATCTTTGTCATGCCAGACAAGGTTGCCCCTGAAAAGGTGGCTCTGCTGCGCGCCTACGGCGCAGAGGTTGTCACCACTCCAACCGCGGTGGAGCGTGACTCGCCCGAGAGCTACTACTCGGTGGCCGACCGGCTCACCCGCGAAGTGCCGGGAGCCTTCCAGCCGAACCAATACTTCAACCCGATGAATCCCAGGACGCACTACGAATCGACCGGTCCGGAGATCTGGGAACAAACCGGCGGCAAGGTGACCCATTTCGTGGCAGGCGTCGGCACCGGAGGAACGATCAGCGGCATCAGCCGCTACCTGAAGGAGCAGAACGCGGCTGTCCAGGTCATTGGCGCAGACCCCGAGGGATCGATCTACACCACCGATCAGTTGCACACCTACAAGGTCGAAGGCGTCGGTGAAGACTTCTGGCCCGGCACGTTCGACCGCAACAGCGTCGATACGTGGATTCAGGTCTCCGATCGCGACTCATTCCTGACCGCGCGGGCGGTTACCCGCCAGGAAGGGATTCTGATCGGCGGATCGGGCGGTCTGGCGGTTTGGGCGGCGTTGAAGGCCGCGCGCGAGATAGATGACCCTGACGCGCTCGTGGTCGTTCTGCTGCCGGACAGCGGTCGTGGATACCTGTCGAAGCTGTACAACGACGACTGGATGCGCGAAAACGGCTTCCTCTCGCGTTTCAGCGGGCCGACTCGGCTGGGCCAGTTGATACCGGGGTTCAGCCCGGATATGCCAGATGTCATCGCCGTCGCCTGTGACGACACGATCGAGCATGCCATCGAAGTGCTCCGCTTCCATGAGATCAGCCAGGTGCCGGTGGTTCGAACGCGTCCAACCGATGGAATTGAGATTCAGTCGATCGTCGGGTCGATCCAGGAACGCACCCTGCTCGATCATCTCTTCCGGAACCCGGAGATCGTGACGCAACACGTGAGCACCATCATGGACGCCCCGTTCAATCTGGTCGACGCGAGCGAGGAGATCGAGCGAGTCTTCCCGCTTTTTGGCAGCGGCGCGCCCGCGGTGCTCGTGCAACGTGAGGGGAAACTGGTGGGCGTCGTGACGCGTTCAGACTTGCTGGAATTCGCCGCCCGGCAACCGAAACGAAGAGACTGGTAG